The following are encoded in a window of Massilia sp. R2A-15 genomic DNA:
- a CDS encoding cytochrome ubiquinol oxidase subunit I, with protein MLGLTALELARIQFAFTMSFHILFPAITIGLASYLAVLELCWLRTRQQVYIDLYQFWLKIFAVNFGMGVVSGLVMAYQFGTNWSFFSEFAGSITGPLLAYEVLTAFFLEAGFLGVMLFGWTRVGPGLHFLATCMVAAGTLISATWILASNSWMQTPQGYAIANGVVVPIDWMAVIFNPSFPYRLLHMCVAAFLCTALFVGASGAWHLLRFNDTPAVRKMLSMAMWMIVIVAPIQAVIGDFHGINTLAHQPAKIAAMEGHWENRGDEALPLILFGLPDMQAETTRYAVEVPHLGSLILTHSWNGQIRGLKEFAPRDRPNSAIVFWSFRVMVGLGVAMIGLGLWGLLNRRGGAIFTSRAFLRAALWMGPSGLVALLAGWITTEVGRQPWVVYGLMRTSEGVSAHAAGPLALTLGLFIVVYFFVFGVGIAYVFRLVKDGPRHFDASRAADGALGTPSRPLSATAEQLPLGR; from the coding sequence ATGCTTGGTCTTACGGCCCTTGAACTGGCGCGGATCCAGTTCGCCTTCACTATGTCGTTCCACATCCTGTTCCCGGCCATCACGATCGGCTTGGCGAGCTACCTGGCGGTGCTGGAACTGTGCTGGCTGCGCACCCGGCAACAGGTGTACATCGACCTGTACCAGTTCTGGCTGAAAATCTTCGCCGTCAATTTCGGCATGGGCGTCGTCTCCGGCCTGGTGATGGCCTATCAGTTCGGCACCAACTGGAGCTTCTTTTCCGAATTCGCCGGCAGCATCACCGGCCCCTTGCTGGCCTACGAGGTGCTGACCGCGTTCTTCCTCGAGGCCGGCTTCCTCGGCGTGATGCTGTTCGGCTGGACCCGCGTGGGCCCCGGCCTGCACTTTCTCGCCACCTGCATGGTCGCCGCCGGCACGCTGATCTCGGCCACCTGGATTCTCGCTTCCAACAGCTGGATGCAAACGCCGCAGGGCTACGCCATCGCCAACGGCGTGGTGGTGCCAATCGACTGGATGGCCGTCATCTTCAATCCGTCCTTTCCCTACCGACTGCTGCACATGTGCGTGGCGGCCTTCCTGTGCACCGCGCTGTTCGTCGGCGCGTCCGGCGCCTGGCACCTGCTGCGCTTTAACGACACGCCCGCGGTGCGCAAGATGCTGTCGATGGCGATGTGGATGATCGTGATCGTCGCGCCGATCCAGGCGGTGATCGGCGACTTCCACGGCATCAACACACTCGCGCACCAGCCGGCCAAGATCGCGGCCATGGAGGGGCACTGGGAGAACCGCGGCGACGAGGCGCTGCCGCTGATCCTGTTCGGCCTGCCCGACATGCAGGCCGAAACGACGCGCTACGCCGTCGAGGTGCCGCACCTTGGCAGCCTGATCCTCACGCATTCGTGGAACGGCCAGATCAGGGGCCTGAAGGAATTCGCGCCGCGGGACCGCCCAAATTCGGCGATCGTGTTCTGGTCCTTCCGCGTCATGGTGGGGCTGGGCGTGGCGATGATCGGGCTGGGGCTGTGGGGGCTGCTGAACCGGCGCGGCGGCGCGATCTTCACCTCGCGCGCCTTCCTGCGCGCCGCGCTGTGGATGGGGCCGAGCGGCCTGGTGGCGCTGCTGGCCGGCTGGATCACCACCGAAGTGGGGCGCCAGCCGTGGGTGGTGTACGGGTTGATGCGCACCAGCGAAGGCGTGTCGGCGCACGCGGCCGGGCCGCTGGCGCTGACGCTTGGCCTGTTCATCGTGGTGTACTTTTTCGTGTTCGGCGTCGGCATCGCCTACGTGTTCCGGCTGGTCAAGGACGGGCCGCGCCACTTCGACGCCAGCCGCGCGGCCGACGGCGCGCTGGGAACGCCGAGCCGGCCGCTGTCGGCCACGGCCGAACAACTGCCGCTGGGGAGGTGA
- a CDS encoding M48 family metallopeptidase, which translates to MSIRSIGAIAVLAASALCAAPAAWAQDATVKQVYEAAEAGKFIEAQAMMDKVLADHPNSAKAHFIEAELLAKQGKFARAGTELATAERLAPGLPFAKPAAVEKLRSLVAGAKARSAPAAAAVEPARVAAADMSYERQTPAGGGIPWGMIGFVGILAALAMMFFRRKSAAQAAQGGYAQAAGPAGTPGMGAQYPQYANPGQAPFGAGAAPGGGIGSGIMGGLATGAALGAGMVAGQALAHHFTDGNRSNHDSNASNLTSNPEQFTPIDTPPSGYDMGGDDFGVSDPGSWDSGGGGGSDWD; encoded by the coding sequence ATGTCCATTCGATCCATTGGTGCAATAGCAGTTTTGGCGGCGTCTGCCTTGTGCGCGGCGCCGGCAGCATGGGCCCAGGACGCCACCGTCAAGCAAGTGTACGAGGCGGCCGAGGCCGGTAAATTCATCGAGGCGCAGGCCATGATGGACAAGGTGCTGGCCGACCATCCGAACAGCGCCAAGGCGCATTTCATCGAGGCCGAGCTGCTGGCCAAGCAGGGCAAGTTCGCCCGGGCCGGCACGGAGCTGGCGACGGCAGAGCGGCTGGCGCCGGGATTGCCGTTTGCCAAGCCGGCGGCGGTGGAAAAGCTGCGTTCGCTGGTGGCGGGCGCGAAGGCGCGCAGCGCGCCAGCGGCCGCGGCTGTGGAACCGGCGCGCGTGGCTGCCGCCGACATGAGTTATGAGCGGCAGACGCCGGCCGGCGGAGGAATTCCGTGGGGCATGATCGGTTTTGTCGGCATCCTGGCGGCGCTGGCGATGATGTTCTTCCGCAGGAAGTCTGCGGCGCAGGCGGCGCAAGGCGGGTATGCGCAGGCCGCGGGTCCGGCCGGCACGCCGGGCATGGGCGCGCAGTATCCGCAGTACGCCAATCCCGGCCAGGCGCCCTTTGGTGCGGGCGCGGCGCCAGGCGGCGGCATCGGCTCGGGCATCATGGGCGGGCTGGCGACCGGCGCGGCGCTGGGCGCGGGCATGGTGGCGGGCCAGGCGCTGGCGCATCATTTCACCGATGGCAATCGATCGAATCACGATTCGAATGCCAGCAACCTGACCTCGAATCCGGAGCAGTTCACGCCGATCGACACGCCGCCGTCCGGGTATGACATGGGCGGGGACGATTTCGGCGTGTCCGATCCGGGCAGCTGGGATAGCGGCGGCGGAGGTGGCAGCGACTGGGATTGA
- a CDS encoding Pls/PosA family non-ribosomal peptide synthetase yields MNDLAQSHAPSLSPDVLYGPADPSLLREEILADLFEASARRTPGQIALIYEDRELTYAELDALATLAASRLMDAGVAPGAIVGLWLPRGIELLVMQLAIAKTGAAWLPVDQDTPVERLQVCLDDASAIGVVSCELFAPQLDGVARPVWTHEALLEPLPAGQIPHGRGPVSPDAPAYVIYTSGSTGKPKGILISQRSICHFLRSENQVLGIRADDRVYQGFSVAFDMSFEEIWIAYLVGATLWVGPKEISGDPETLPRMLAANHVTVLHAVPTLLALFAEEVESLRLINLGGEMCPESVVERWSRPGRQMFNTYGPTEATVSASLARLAPGRPITIGTPLPNYGLLVIGTEGPILTLLPRGEMGELCITGIGLAAGYLGRPDLTAEKFIANPWSTGPHDARLYRTGDLARIDADGEVQCLGRTDDQVKIRGFRVELGEIETVLAQQPGVGTVAVLLRKDDGIDQLVAYIVPSASDLDGSALRHALTEHLPPYMVPGRYEMLPVMPRLTSGKIDRKALKAMPLSAPPAGLAGESDLPETPAETALFRELAKLFPGQAIRRHADFFTDLGGHSFFAARLASALRADPAFAHVTVRDIYHNREIGKIAAALADAPDAAAAQADWTPPSALARWRCGAAQAAAVPFLVTLRMAQWLAPFFTYHYFTGSPGDTVPRAIAASIAVFLLATLMEFVFAVGGKWLVAGRLKAGSYPLWGMTYYRWWLADRLVEAAPAYLLGGSSLYNWWLRALGAKVGREVVIGSMTLRSPDLLDIGSNVSIGNAVNFENARVERGRLLLGQITLGDDACVASYAVLEGNTEIGALGHLEGQAALADGMRVPAGRVWGGSPARDMGAFESQVPPRPAVGRARIAGEALFFVFGMLLISTLFFMPVFPSFVLIDWFDERELLPWLAGDQVTVQLARYFVLAFPASAVLILLTALVSAAIRWGAMPRLKPGMSAIHSNTYCQKWLVSHIQESSLNVLHGIYATVFAPFWYRLLGAKVGRDAEISTAMGVVPDMLTLGDETFIADAVMLGDEQIDGGWMTMQPTVVSDRSFVGNGSYIPDGTVLPERVLVGVHTHAPANERMKSGDTWLGSPPIHLPAREEVSGYPEWLTYRPSPLRRLGRTLVEAFRIVAPHAVVIAVGYTVVLDVMPIAGAGRWANVVGALALAGLAYGIGNYLFVMAFKWLLLGRYSKRAEPMWTPFVWLSEGVTNMYEGIAVPNFMRYLRGTPWLPLAFNALGSKIGRGVYLDTTDITEFDCVSIGDYSELNALSCPQTHLFEDRVMKIDHVDIGSKVYMGPRSAVLYSARVGDNARLGALTLVMKGEHIPAGTSWAGCPAAPAR; encoded by the coding sequence ATGAACGACCTCGCCCAGTCCCACGCCCCCAGTCTCAGCCCGGATGTCCTGTATGGCCCGGCCGATCCCTCCCTGCTCAGAGAAGAAATCCTCGCCGACCTGTTCGAAGCGAGCGCCCGGCGCACGCCCGGCCAGATCGCGCTGATCTACGAAGATCGCGAGCTCACTTACGCCGAACTCGATGCGCTGGCCACGCTGGCCGCCTCGCGCCTGATGGACGCTGGCGTCGCGCCCGGCGCCATCGTCGGCCTGTGGCTGCCGCGCGGGATCGAACTGCTGGTCATGCAGCTGGCCATCGCCAAGACCGGCGCGGCCTGGCTGCCGGTGGACCAGGACACCCCGGTCGAGCGCCTGCAGGTGTGCCTGGACGACGCGTCGGCCATCGGCGTGGTCAGCTGCGAGCTGTTCGCGCCCCAGCTCGATGGCGTGGCGCGCCCGGTCTGGACCCACGAAGCGCTGCTCGAGCCGCTGCCGGCCGGCCAGATCCCGCATGGCCGCGGTCCGGTGTCGCCCGACGCGCCGGCCTACGTCATCTACACCTCCGGCTCGACCGGCAAGCCGAAGGGCATCCTGATCAGCCAGCGCAGCATCTGCCACTTCCTGCGCAGCGAAAACCAGGTGCTGGGCATCCGCGCCGACGACCGCGTCTACCAGGGCTTTTCGGTCGCCTTCGACATGTCGTTCGAGGAAATCTGGATCGCCTACCTGGTCGGCGCCACGCTCTGGGTCGGCCCCAAGGAAATCTCGGGCGACCCGGAAACGCTGCCGCGCATGCTCGCCGCCAACCACGTCACCGTGCTGCACGCGGTGCCGACCCTGCTCGCGCTGTTCGCCGAGGAAGTCGAGAGCCTGCGCCTGATTAACCTGGGCGGCGAGATGTGCCCGGAATCGGTGGTCGAGCGCTGGTCGCGCCCCGGCCGCCAGATGTTCAACACCTACGGCCCGACCGAAGCGACGGTGTCGGCCAGCCTGGCGCGCCTGGCGCCCGGTCGTCCGATCACGATCGGCACGCCGCTGCCGAACTACGGCCTGCTGGTGATCGGCACCGAAGGCCCGATCCTCACGCTGCTGCCGCGCGGCGAAATGGGCGAGCTGTGCATCACCGGCATCGGCCTGGCCGCCGGCTACCTGGGCCGCCCCGACCTGACGGCGGAAAAATTCATCGCCAATCCCTGGTCCACCGGCCCGCACGACGCGCGCCTGTACCGCACCGGCGACCTGGCCCGCATCGACGCCGACGGCGAAGTGCAATGCCTTGGCCGCACCGACGACCAGGTCAAGATCCGCGGCTTCCGGGTCGAGCTGGGCGAGATCGAAACGGTGCTGGCGCAGCAGCCGGGCGTGGGCACGGTGGCGGTCCTGCTGCGCAAGGACGACGGCATCGACCAGCTGGTGGCCTACATCGTGCCGTCGGCCAGCGACCTCGATGGTTCTGCCCTGCGCCACGCGCTGACCGAACACCTGCCGCCGTACATGGTGCCCGGCCGCTACGAGATGCTGCCCGTGATGCCGCGCCTGACCTCCGGGAAGATCGACCGCAAGGCGCTCAAGGCGATGCCGCTGTCGGCCCCGCCGGCCGGCCTTGCTGGCGAATCGGACCTGCCCGAGACGCCGGCCGAAACCGCGCTGTTCCGCGAACTGGCCAAGCTGTTCCCCGGCCAGGCGATCCGGCGCCACGCGGATTTTTTCACCGACCTTGGCGGCCACTCCTTCTTCGCCGCGCGCCTGGCTTCTGCCCTGCGCGCCGATCCGGCCTTCGCCCACGTGACGGTGCGCGACATCTATCACAACCGCGAAATCGGCAAGATCGCCGCGGCGCTGGCCGATGCGCCCGACGCCGCGGCCGCGCAGGCCGACTGGACGCCGCCGTCGGCGCTGGCGCGCTGGCGCTGCGGCGCCGCCCAGGCCGCGGCAGTGCCCTTCCTGGTCACCCTGCGCATGGCCCAATGGCTGGCGCCCTTCTTCACCTACCATTACTTCACCGGCTCGCCGGGCGACACGGTGCCGCGCGCGATCGCCGCCTCGATCGCCGTGTTCCTGCTGGCCACCCTGATGGAGTTCGTGTTCGCCGTCGGCGGCAAATGGCTGGTGGCCGGGCGCCTGAAGGCCGGCTCGTATCCGCTGTGGGGCATGACCTACTACCGCTGGTGGCTGGCCGACCGCCTGGTCGAAGCGGCGCCCGCCTACCTGCTGGGCGGCTCCTCGCTGTATAACTGGTGGCTGCGCGCGCTCGGCGCCAAGGTCGGCCGCGAAGTGGTGATCGGCTCGATGACCCTGCGCTCGCCCGACCTGCTCGACATCGGCAGCAACGTCAGCATCGGCAACGCCGTCAACTTCGAGAACGCGCGGGTCGAACGCGGGCGCCTGCTGCTCGGGCAGATTACCCTGGGCGACGACGCCTGCGTCGCCTCCTACGCGGTCCTCGAAGGGAACACCGAAATCGGCGCGCTCGGCCACCTCGAAGGCCAGGCCGCGCTGGCCGACGGCATGCGCGTGCCGGCCGGCCGCGTCTGGGGCGGCTCGCCCGCGCGCGACATGGGCGCCTTCGAATCGCAGGTTCCGCCGCGGCCCGCGGTCGGACGCGCGCGCATCGCCGGCGAAGCGCTGTTCTTCGTGTTCGGCATGCTGCTCATTTCCACGCTGTTCTTCATGCCGGTGTTCCCGAGCTTCGTGCTGATCGACTGGTTCGACGAGCGCGAGCTGCTGCCCTGGCTGGCCGGCGACCAGGTGACCGTGCAACTGGCGCGCTATTTCGTGCTGGCGTTCCCGGCCAGCGCGGTGCTGATCCTGCTGACCGCGCTGGTGTCGGCCGCGATCCGCTGGGGCGCCATGCCGCGCCTGAAGCCCGGCATGTCCGCCATCCACAGCAACACCTACTGCCAGAAATGGCTGGTCAGCCACATCCAGGAATCGAGCCTGAACGTGCTGCACGGGATTTACGCCACCGTGTTCGCGCCGTTCTGGTATCGCCTGCTGGGCGCCAAGGTCGGGCGCGACGCCGAGATTTCCACCGCCATGGGCGTGGTGCCCGACATGCTGACCCTGGGCGACGAAACCTTCATCGCCGACGCCGTGATGCTGGGCGACGAACAGATCGATGGCGGCTGGATGACGATGCAGCCGACCGTCGTGTCGGACCGCAGCTTTGTCGGCAACGGCAGCTACATCCCGGACGGCACCGTGCTGCCGGAGCGCGTGCTGGTGGGCGTGCACACCCACGCTCCCGCCAACGAGCGCATGAAAAGCGGCGACACCTGGCTTGGCTCGCCGCCGATCCACCTGCCGGCGCGCGAGGAAGTCTCCGGCTATCCCGAGTGGCTGACGTACCGGCCGTCGCCGCTGCGCCGCCTCGGGCGCACCCTGGTCGAAGCGTTCCGCATCGTCGCGCCGCACGCGGTGGTGATCGCGGTCGGCTACACCGTGGTGCTCGACGTGATGCCGATCGCCGGCGCCGGGCGTTGGGCCAACGTGGTCGGCGCCCTCGCGCTGGCCGGCCTGGCCTACGGCATCGGCAACTACCTGTTCGTGATGGCGTTCAAATGGCTGCTGCTGGGACGCTACAGCAAGCGCGCGGAGCCGATGTGGACGCCGTTCGTCTGGCTGTCCGAGGGCGTGACCAATATGTACGAAGGCATCGCTGTGCCCAACTTCATGCGCTACCTGCGCGGCACGCCCTGGCTGCCGCTCGCGTTCAACGCGCTGGGCAGCAAGATCGGCCGCGGCGTGTACCTCGACACCACCGACATCACCGAATTCGACTGCGTGAGCATCGGCGACTACAGCGAACTGAATGCCTTGTCGTGCCCGCAAACCCACCTGTTCGAAGACCGGGTAATGAAGATCGATCACGTCGATATCGGCAGCAAGGTCTATATGGGACCGCGCAGCGCGGTGCTGTACAGCGCCAGGGTGGGCGACAACGCCCGCCTGGGCGCGCTGACGCTGGTGATGAAGGGCGAGCACATCCCGGCCGGCACCAGCTGGGCGGGCTGTCCCGCGGCGCCGGCGCGATGA
- a CDS encoding 4'-phosphopantetheinyl transferase superfamily protein, with amino-acid sequence MHAWPGPLPAWEDGLIVICTAGGPRDEARARIRDAVRAVLGGAVEVVSAPGSAPQVMADGVATTIGLSISHEDGISVAALHRDGAVGVDVMKVQLPSDWARVAHDYLGMSVAVRLAAVSAEARPFAFAQAWAQREAQFKLMGESLAEWSPLPDCRLLELDLPPGFAGALALPA; translated from the coding sequence GTGCATGCGTGGCCTGGGCCGCTGCCTGCATGGGAGGACGGGCTGATCGTCATTTGCACGGCCGGCGGACCCCGCGACGAAGCGCGGGCGCGCATTCGCGACGCCGTGCGCGCCGTGCTGGGCGGCGCGGTGGAAGTGGTATCGGCGCCGGGCAGCGCGCCGCAAGTGATGGCCGACGGCGTGGCCACTACGATCGGCCTGTCGATCAGCCATGAGGATGGCATCTCGGTCGCGGCGCTGCATCGCGATGGCGCGGTCGGCGTCGACGTGATGAAAGTGCAGTTGCCGTCGGACTGGGCGCGCGTCGCCCACGACTATCTGGGCATGTCCGTGGCGGTGCGGCTGGCCGCCGTCAGCGCCGAAGCGCGGCCGTTCGCCTTCGCGCAGGCGTGGGCACAGCGCGAGGCGCAGTTCAAGCTGATGGGCGAATCGCTGGCCGAATGGTCGCCGCTGCCCGACTGCCGCCTGCTGGAGCTGGACCTGCCGCCAGGATTCGCCGGCGCGCTGGCCCTGCCTGCCTAG
- a CDS encoding zinc ribbon domain-containing protein YjdM — translation MSALPACSKCNSEFTYEDGANLVCPECGHEWSATAAAPAEDGPRVYRDAAGNVLQDGDTVTVIKDLKLKGGGGTVKMGTKVKNIRLVDSDHDIDCKIDGFGAMSLKTEFVKKV, via the coding sequence ATGAGCGCCCTGCCCGCCTGCTCGAAGTGCAATTCCGAATTCACCTACGAAGACGGAGCGAACCTGGTCTGCCCGGAATGCGGCCATGAATGGAGCGCGACCGCCGCCGCGCCGGCCGAGGACGGCCCGCGCGTGTACCGCGACGCGGCCGGCAACGTGCTGCAGGACGGCGACACCGTCACCGTCATCAAGGACCTCAAGCTCAAGGGCGGCGGCGGCACCGTCAAGATGGGCACCAAGGTCAAGAACATCCGCCTGGTCGACAGCGACCACGACATCGACTGCAAGATCGACGGCTTCGGCGCGATGAGCCTGAAGACGGAGTTCGTCAAGAAGGTGTAA
- a CDS encoding RNA polymerase sigma factor has product MQAAPSPDRSSDADLARRIAAQDQQAFVLLMRRHNQLLFRTARSILRDDAEAEDALQDAYLQAWRSIGQFRADAQLSTWLTRIVINEALARTRKSARRADIMPLHPAAEPADYPSEASMEDSPESGALRAESRALLEKSIDALPDQFRTVFVLRALEEMSGEEVAACLDIPEATVRSRFFRARALLRAALAQDVDRAFEQAFSFDGARCDRIVAGVLARIDKNTP; this is encoded by the coding sequence ATGCAAGCCGCCCCATCACCCGACCGCAGCAGCGACGCCGACCTGGCGCGCCGCATCGCGGCCCAGGACCAGCAAGCCTTCGTGCTGCTGATGCGCCGCCATAACCAGCTGCTGTTCCGCACCGCCCGCAGCATCCTGCGCGACGACGCCGAAGCCGAAGACGCCCTGCAGGACGCCTACCTTCAGGCGTGGCGTTCGATCGGCCAGTTCCGCGCCGACGCACAGCTGTCCACCTGGCTGACCCGCATCGTCATCAACGAAGCGCTGGCGCGCACCCGCAAGAGCGCACGGCGCGCCGACATCATGCCCTTGCATCCCGCCGCCGAGCCGGCCGACTACCCCTCCGAGGCGAGCATGGAAGACTCCCCAGAATCCGGCGCCCTGCGCGCAGAATCGCGCGCGCTGCTCGAAAAATCGATCGACGCCCTGCCCGACCAGTTCCGTACCGTGTTCGTCCTGCGCGCCCTCGAGGAAATGAGCGGCGAAGAAGTCGCCGCCTGCCTCGACATCCCCGAAGCGACCGTGCGCAGCCGCTTCTTCCGCGCCCGCGCCCTGCTGCGCGCCGCCCTCGCGCAGGACGTCGACCGCGCCTTCGAACAGGCCTTCTCGTTCGACGGCGCGCGCTGCGACCGCATTGTCGCCGGCGTGCTGGCCCGCATTGACAAAAACACCCCCTGA
- a CDS encoding ferritin-like domain-containing protein: protein MSFLIQANDPDAVHPRRMFLGKSGLLLSGAAVALMAGQDALAAAKGGDAAPSDIQILNTALGAELEAIAAYQVGAESGLLQKPVLDLAVTFQGHHKEHADVLSKTIVKLGGKPVAAKAKYQFPTETLKNQNDVLRFAAGLEKGAVSAYLGAVPLFGNRELAKAAASILGDEAMHWAVLRNALGEAPVPSAFMS from the coding sequence ATGTCCTTCCTGATCCAAGCGAACGATCCAGACGCAGTCCATCCACGCCGCATGTTCCTCGGCAAATCCGGCCTGCTGCTGTCAGGCGCCGCCGTCGCGCTGATGGCAGGCCAGGACGCGCTGGCCGCGGCCAAGGGCGGCGACGCCGCCCCCTCCGACATCCAGATCCTCAACACCGCGCTGGGCGCCGAACTCGAAGCGATCGCCGCCTACCAGGTGGGCGCGGAGAGCGGCCTGCTGCAAAAGCCGGTGCTCGACCTGGCGGTGACGTTCCAGGGCCACCACAAAGAACACGCCGACGTGCTATCGAAGACGATCGTCAAACTGGGCGGCAAGCCGGTGGCGGCCAAGGCCAAATACCAGTTCCCGACCGAGACGCTGAAGAACCAGAACGACGTGCTGCGCTTTGCGGCCGGGCTGGAAAAAGGCGCCGTCAGCGCCTACCTGGGCGCCGTGCCGCTGTTCGGCAACCGCGAGCTGGCCAAGGCCGCCGCCAGCATTCTGGGCGACGAAGCGATGCACTGGGCGGTGCTGCGCAACGCGCTGGGCGAAGCGCCGGTTCCATCGGCCTTCATGTCGTGA
- a CDS encoding cytochrome c family protein → MLRALAAAAAWLAFAGPLHAAPDVKLGESVYGRCIACHALAYDRTGPRHCGLFGRRAGSVAGFEYSEAMKRSHIVWNAATLDRFLANPPKAVPGTSMTYAGVPDQTERAALIAYLKAANGGAECRGSGPADLTPSSK, encoded by the coding sequence ATGCTGCGCGCGCTCGCCGCCGCCGCTGCGTGGCTCGCGTTCGCGGGGCCGCTGCACGCCGCGCCCGATGTGAAGCTGGGCGAATCAGTGTATGGGCGCTGCATCGCCTGCCACGCGCTGGCGTACGACCGTACCGGGCCGCGCCACTGCGGCCTGTTCGGGCGGCGCGCCGGCAGCGTGGCGGGATTCGAATATTCGGAGGCGATGAAGCGCTCGCATATCGTCTGGAACGCCGCGACGCTGGACCGCTTCCTGGCCAATCCACCCAAGGCGGTGCCGGGAACCAGCATGACGTATGCCGGCGTGCCTGATCAAACCGAGCGTGCCGCGCTGATCGCTTATCTGAAGGCGGCCAACGGCGGCGCCGAATGCCGGGGGTCTGGTCCTGCGGACCTGACCCCATCTTCGAAGTAG
- a CDS encoding glutathione binding-like protein, translating into MTDLTAFPITKKWPAAHPERIQLYSLPTPNGVKVSIMLEETGLAYEPHLVSFETNDQLTPEFISLNPNNKIPAILDPDGPGGMPLALFESGAILIYLAEKTGKLLPKDPAGRYQAIQWVMFQMGGIGPMFGQLGFFHKFAGKDYEDKRPRDRYVAESRRLLGVLNKQLEGRSWVMGEEYTIADIAIFPWVRNLVGFYGAGELVGFSEFKNVQRVLDAFVARPAVARGLDIPKRG; encoded by the coding sequence ATGACCGACCTGACCGCATTCCCGATCACCAAAAAATGGCCCGCCGCGCATCCCGAGCGCATCCAGCTTTACTCGCTGCCCACGCCGAACGGCGTGAAGGTATCGATCATGCTCGAGGAGACGGGGCTGGCGTACGAGCCGCACCTGGTCAGCTTCGAGACGAACGACCAGCTGACGCCCGAGTTCATCTCGCTCAACCCGAACAACAAGATCCCGGCCATCCTCGATCCGGACGGCCCCGGCGGCATGCCGCTGGCGCTGTTCGAGTCGGGCGCGATCCTGATCTATCTGGCCGAAAAGACCGGCAAGCTGCTGCCGAAAGATCCGGCCGGGCGTTACCAGGCGATCCAGTGGGTGATGTTCCAGATGGGCGGCATCGGGCCGATGTTCGGGCAGCTGGGGTTCTTCCACAAGTTCGCCGGCAAGGACTACGAGGACAAGCGCCCGCGCGACCGCTACGTGGCCGAATCGAGGCGGCTGCTGGGAGTGCTGAACAAGCAGCTCGAAGGACGCAGCTGGGTCATGGGCGAGGAATACACGATTGCCGACATCGCGATCTTCCCGTGGGTGCGCAACCTGGTCGGCTTCTATGGCGCCGGCGAACTGGTGGGCTTCAGCGAGTTCAAGAACGTGCAGCGCGTGCTCGATGCTTTCGTGGCGCGTCCCGCGGTCGCACGGGGACTCGACATCCCGAAGCGCGGGTAA